The region GGAAGGAGCCCGTTCCTAATCCGAGAGCGCGGCGCGCAGCGCCCCCGCCAGATCCGGGTGCTGGAAGGTGAAGCCGGCCCGGTTCAGTACCCCCGGCAGGACCCGGGTGCTACTCAACGCCTCGACGGAGAACTCTCCCAGCAGGATCCGCAGTGCGATGCTCGGGATCGGCACGATTGCCGGCCGGTGCAGGGCGGCGGCCAGCTCCTTGGTGAACTCGGCGTTGGTGACCGGCGCCGGACCCACCACGTTGACCGGGCCGGCGATGTCCTCGCGGTCCAGCAGGAACAGCATCGCGTCGAGCCAGTCGGCCATCGACATCCACGGAATCCACTGCCGGCCACTGCCGAACCGCCCTGCGATGCCCAACCGGTACGGCAGCAGTTGCGGCTTCAACAGGCCACCGTCCCGGTGCAGGGGCAGGCCGGTGCGCAGCCGGACCACGCGTACCCCGGCGTCCTCGGCTGGCCCGGTCGCCGCCTCCCACACCCGACACAGGTCGGAGAGGAAGCCCTCGCCCGCCGGGGCGTCCTCCTCGACGGGCTGGTCGCCGGTGTCGCCATACCAGCCGACCGCCGAGGCGTTGAGCAGGGCCCGGGGCCGGTCGGCCGGGGCCAGGCCGGCGATGGTGCGGGCCAACGTGGTGGTGGTGTCGACCCGGCTCGACCGGAGCACGTTCTTGTAGTGGCTGGTCCACCGCTTGTCGCCAACGCCCGCGCCGGCCAGGTTGACCACCACGTCGACCCCGGCCAGGGCGGCTGGGTCCAGCTGCCCGGTCGACGGCTGCCACCGGACCTCGTCGGGGCGGGTCGCTGGCCGACGGACGAGCCGGACGATCTCGTGCCCGTCGGAGCGGAGACGGTCGACC is a window of Micromonospora polyrhachis DNA encoding:
- a CDS encoding TIGR01777 family oxidoreductase, producing the protein MRILTAGASGFLGTRLVDRLRSDGHEIVRLVRRPATRPDEVRWQPSTGQLDPAALAGVDVVVNLAGAGVGDKRWTSHYKNVLRSSRVDTTTTLARTIAGLAPADRPRALLNASAVGWYGDTGDQPVEEDAPAGEGFLSDLCRVWEAATGPAEDAGVRVVRLRTGLPLHRDGGLLKPQLLPYRLGIAGRFGSGRQWIPWMSMADWLDAMLFLLDREDIAGPVNVVGPAPVTNAEFTKELAAALHRPAIVPIPSIALRILLGEFSVEALSSTRVLPGVLNRAGFTFQHPDLAGALRAALSD